Within Methyloversatilis discipulorum, the genomic segment CCTTCGCGGCCGCGACCGAAGCGGAAATCGTCGCCGATGATGAGGTGGCGCACCGCCAGTCCGCGCACCAGCAGCTCGTCGATGAAGGCCTGCGCGCCGAGCGCGGCGAAGCGCGCGTTGAAGCGACACACATAGACGCGATCAACGCCTGCCCGGCGGAACAGCTCGAGCTTCTCGCGCAGGCTGGTCAGCCGCGTTGGCCGGCGTTCGTGCATGAAGAACTCGCGCGGGTGCGGTTCGAAGGTCATCACCGCGGCCGGTACGCCGAGCGCGCGCGCCTTCTCCGACAGTTGCGCGAGCAATGTCTGGTGACCGAGGTGCACGCCATCGAAATTGCCGATGGTCAGCGCGATCGGGGTGTCTGCGACGGACGGGATTGCGCGGAAGACCTGCACGAAAAGAGGGATGCGCGTGAAAAACGCGCAAGTATACCTGTGCACGTCGTGGTGCCGGGAGTGGGACTCGAACCCACACACCTTGCGGCGGCGGATTTTGAATCCGCTGCGTCTACCGATTCCGCCATCCCGGCAGGGAAGAGGGCCGGATTATGCGGGCGACCGACGCCGTCCGGCAAGTCGCCGGGCGGTACAATGCGCGGTTTTTCGCGCTTCTCCGCCTCGTCCGACGCCGTGCTCACGCTTTCCGACTTCGATTACGACCTGCCCGACGAACTGATCGCGCAGGCGCCACTGCCCGAACGCAGCGCCAGCCGCCTGCTGGTCGTTGGCGCCGACGCGCCGACCGACGCCATCATCCGCGACCTGCCGCAATGGCTCGAATCGGGCGATCTGCTGGTGTTCAACGACACCCGCGTGATGCACGCCCGCCTTTACGGCCAGAAGGACAGCGGCGGTCAGGTCGAGGTGCTGGTCGAGCGGCTGACCGGCGAGCACGAGGCGCTGGCCCAGGTACGCGCCAGCAAGACGCCGAAACCGGGCAGCCGGCTGCGCATGGAGAACGCCTTCGACCTGGAGGTGCTGGGGCGCGAGGGCGAGTTTTTCGTGCTGCGCGGTCCGGCCGACGTACCGCTGCTCGACCTGCTGGAGCGCCACGGCCGCCTGCCGCTGCCGCCCTATATCGACCGCGCGGCGGCGGAAGCCGACGAGGAGCGCTACCAGACCGTGTTCGCACGCGAAACCGGCTCGGTCGCTGCACCGACCGCCGGCCTGCATTTCGACGAAGCGCTGCTGGCCGCGGTCGCCGCGCGCGGCGTGCGCACCGCGCGGGTGACGCTGCACGTGGGCGCCGGCACCTTCCAGCCGGTGCGCGTCGAAAAACTCGCCGAGCACCGGATGCACAGCGAACGCTTCCAGTTGTCGGCCGACACCGCGCAGGCCATCGCCGACACCCGGGCCGCCGGTCGCCGCGTGATCGCCGTCGGCACCACCAGCCTGCGCTGCCTTGAATCGGCGGCGGCCGCCTGTGGCGACGGTCCGCTGACCGCCTGCAGCGGCGATACCCGGCTGTTCATCACGCCCGGCTACGACTTCCGCGTGATCGACGGCCTGCTTACCAATTTCCACCTGCCGAAATCGACGCTGCTGATGCTGGTGTCGGCACTGGCCGGCCGGCGCCGCATCTTCGCCGCCTACGCGCACGCGGTGGCGCAGCGCTACCGCTTTTTCAGCTACGGCGACGCCATGTTCATTCCGGCGCGCATGAAGGATTCCGATGAAGTTTGAACTGCTCGCCGCCGATGGTCTGGCCCGCCGCGGCCGCGTCACGCTGGCCCACGGCACCGTGGAAACGCCGGTGTTCATGCCGGTCGGCACCTACGGCACGGTCAAGGGCATGGACCCGGCCGAACTGCAGGAGATGGGCGCGCGCATCGTGCTCGGCAACACCTTCCACCTGTGGCTGCGACCGGGCACCGACATCATCCGCAAGCACGGCGGACTGCACCGTTTCATGGGCTGGGACCGCCCCATCCTGACCGACTCGGGCGGTTTCCAGGTGTTCTCGCTCGGCGCGCTGCGCAAGATCACCGAAGAAGGCGTGCGTTTCGCCAGCCCGATCAACGGCGACAAGCTCATGCTGACGCCGGAAGAGTCGATGCGCATCCAGCACGACCTGAATTCCGACGTGGTGATGATTTTCGACGAGTGCACGCCCTACCCGGCCGATCACGCGACCGCGGCCGAATCGATGCGGCTCAGCCTGCGCTGGGCGCAGCGCTCGCGCGACGAACACGACAAGCTCGGCAACGCGAATGCGCTGTTCGCCATCGTGCAGGGCGGCATGCATGAAGACCTGCGCGACGAGTC encodes:
- the queA gene encoding tRNA preQ1(34) S-adenosylmethionine ribosyltransferase-isomerase QueA, with the protein product MRGFSRFSASSDAVLTLSDFDYDLPDELIAQAPLPERSASRLLVVGADAPTDAIIRDLPQWLESGDLLVFNDTRVMHARLYGQKDSGGQVEVLVERLTGEHEALAQVRASKTPKPGSRLRMENAFDLEVLGREGEFFVLRGPADVPLLDLLERHGRLPLPPYIDRAAAEADEERYQTVFARETGSVAAPTAGLHFDEALLAAVAARGVRTARVTLHVGAGTFQPVRVEKLAEHRMHSERFQLSADTAQAIADTRAAGRRVIAVGTTSLRCLESAAAACGDGPLTACSGDTRLFITPGYDFRVIDGLLTNFHLPKSTLLMLVSALAGRRRIFAAYAHAVAQRYRFFSYGDAMFIPARMKDSDEV
- the tgt gene encoding tRNA guanosine(34) transglycosylase Tgt — encoded protein: MKFELLAADGLARRGRVTLAHGTVETPVFMPVGTYGTVKGMDPAELQEMGARIVLGNTFHLWLRPGTDIIRKHGGLHRFMGWDRPILTDSGGFQVFSLGALRKITEEGVRFASPINGDKLMLTPEESMRIQHDLNSDVVMIFDECTPYPADHATAAESMRLSLRWAQRSRDEHDKLGNANALFAIVQGGMHEDLRDESLAGLKDIGFDGYAIGGLSVGEPKEDMQRILAHTAPRLPQDAPHYLMGVGTPEDIVHAIGYGIDMFDCVMPTRNARNGWLFTRYGDIKLKNARYKDDTAPLDASCDCHTCTHYTRAYLHHLHRCNEMLGARLNTLHNLHFYQQFTREAREAIEAGRYAQWSASFLAERMRGV